GGATgtctgagaggagacaggggtcATGAAGgatgtcagagaggagacaggggtcaTGAAGGATgtctgagaggagacaggggtcATGAAGGATGTCTGAGAGGAGACAGTGGTCATGAAGTAGGGAGGAAAGGAAGGTGTCCATTGACGGACAATTGGAACAGATCATTAGTCAGTTAGCTGGTAAGAGAAAGAAGCTATGAAGTCCTGTAAGAAAGCTATTGCAATGGAACCTGCTTGGCAACAGAAAACAACAATTAGAGTTTATTATTGGATGATTAGGATGTCTTCTTATTGGACAGTTCCTCCGTTTCAGTttattttcttccgtttggtgcctaatgaacatgatccCTGTCAAAAAGCTCTTCAAAACCACCAGGAACCCCCAGCCAGGGAGTCTGTCCCTACCCCTCCTCAAAACCACCAGGAACCCCCAGCCAGGGAGTCTGTCCCTACCTCTCTGGTGAGGTGAAGGACTGTTAGTGCCTCCATTCAGACCATCATATCTGCCCTCTACATTCCTATCTGTCCCACTCTTACCAGAACAACGGCCCAGGCTGTCTGTGTCCCCTACCTCTCTGGTGCTGTGAGGCGAAGGGCTGGAAGTGCCTGGCGTACTGTAGCGCCTCCAGCTGGTTGGTGATGCCTCCGTTTAACAGGCTGATGAAGTAGAGGCGGTGCAGCTTGAACTCCAGGGTACTGTTCAGGTCCAGCAGGCGCTGCCGGTTTGTTACTGCCCACCTGGAGCCAGGGAGAGAAAGGATTGTAATCATTAGTGCACACCGCAGCAAACAGTTGCAAATTGAAAACAAtttatattggacaaattcaggtagttccctctctgtttccttctGTTTAGGTCCTAGTGAATAGACCCCAGGATTGggctcaattcaatttcaattcaattgacCTTCAACCCTGGCATTGACCCAACCCTGACCGGGTGTCTACAAGTCTTTCAGATCTCAATTGTATTCTAAAGTTAATCAGTTACTGAATGGATCAAAATGATCAAAGAGGGGTTTGATTCACATTCAACTCAACACAGAGAGGAGGTACAGTAAACACTCTAGTGCTGGTCTGAGGTCAGTATATAACAGAGAGGAGGTACAGTAAACACTCTAGTGCTGGTCTGAGGTCAGTAAATAACAGAGGAGGTACAGTAAACACTCTATTGCTGGTCTGTGGTCAGTATATAACAGAGCACTAGAGTATGTACCTCCTCTGGTACAGTAAACACTAGTGCTGGTCTGAGGTCAGTATATAACAGAGGAGGTACAGCACATACTCTAGTGCTGGTCTGAGGTCAGTATATAACAGAGAGGAGGTACAGTACATACTCTAGTGCTGGTCTGAGGTCAGTATATAACAGAGAGGAGGTACAGCACATACTCTAGTGCCGGTCTGAGGTCAGTATATAACAGAGAGGAGGTACAGTGCATACTCTAGTGCTGGTCTAAGGTCCTGCATCCTCAAGGCCTCCAGGATCCTGTTGAGTTCCAAGAACGGCTGCTTCATGCTCATGTCAATCACTACTCCAGATtcctgggagacacacacacacggcagggaGTTATAATACATATGAAACACACTCAAGATCTTAAATTCTGGTTCTGGGGACCAACAGGGTGAGCAGGCTTTTGTTTCATCTCAGCTGTTTACCTGACATAGGTCCTCTGCCACGCTCAGCATGCCTTGTCTGTACAAGTGTTCCACAATGGTCTCACTCAGGTActtctgtctctcaggtgagtcCCACACTGTCTCTGCCACCACTGCACTCACCTCTGCATCAAAGTTCTACAGAAACACAGCCAGGAAACAACCAAAGGATAAGTGGAAATACATTTCTCCCTTGTGTGCTTAAATTTATAATACTTTCTTGAACCACAAGGAAGTTGCGTTATCTCTTTTCTAAATTGTAAAGATACTATAATGAAAGCATTTACTGGGAAACTCTCACCCTGTCGATAGCTTTGCCCACTTTGGAGACACTGCCGTGGATGTCCTTGTGTCTGGAGGCCAGCAGCTGTACCGTTTCTTTAATGTTCTTACAACACTGGGCCATGGTCTGAGACAGCACCGTCAGATCTGCATCTCGTACCCCTGAAGGAGAGGTATTTAGAGAGGCGGGACAATCAGGTTTCTGCATTGTGATGCATTGACATTacacaacattctatggcagccatgttagtgcCATTTAAAACATAATGACATATGTGATCACCAGGTGAGCACCCTAATCACAATTACATGGGAATATTCAAACAATGTTATGTAACTGAATGTCTAGAATTAGGACGATATTCAAAAGTTGACCCAACTCTGTAAATACATGCCTCTGCCCTGAAGGAGAAACCAATCATGGTTAAAACAAGTCCTAATGTTAAAAGGTTAAAGTAGTCCTGCTGAAAGTTACATAAAGAGACGTATGAATCACTTCTGTGCCTGAACACTCATGAGTCATGGCACGCAACTGGAGCACAACAATGTTTCATTTGTCTAGTGGCAAATTGTTTAAAGAAATGCATTGCATATTGTTCCGTGCTTTAGTTATAGTCGTGCATCAAATTCCTCAAATATGGGGCCTTTAACCGTGTGTGCAGGTATCTATCATTCTTTCATTCAGTACCATGCAGCTGCAAGGTACCGGATGACTGGAGTGGACACTACTTCTAAACTAGAGCGTGGAGCTGGCATGGCCTTACCGAATGTAACCAGCTGTCCCCGTAGCTCACAGACGCTGCGTAGAAGTTCGTCCAGACGTTCCTCTGACTGGTGTCCGTACATGACGAACCTATGGAGCACCTTCTCCAGCTCCCGctccacacacgcacactgcTCCATACCTAGACTGGGACTCTACCGCATTCACTACCACCtgggagagacaacacacataaCCAAGGGAACTAGGCCTAGGTCAGCGGTTTTCAAACCTCTCCCCAGGGACCCACAGGCATTTCACcattttgttgtagccctgaagTAACTCAtctgattcacctagtcaagggccTGAAGTAGCTCATCTGATTCATCTAGTCAAGGGCCTGAAGTAGCTCATCTGATTCATCTAGTCAAGGGCCTGAAGTAACTCATCTGATTAATCTAGTCAAGGACCTGAAGTAGCTCATCTGATTCATCTAGTCAAGGGCCTGAAGTAGCTCATCTGATTCACCTAGTCAatagcttgatgattagttgaatcaggtgtgctagctatAGAAAATATAAAATACCTGGAACGGCTAGGGGTCCCCtgggagaggtttgagaaccactgaacAAGGTCACAAACAATAGTTTTGCAAGTATCCCATGACCCCTACAGTTTGATTCGCTACTAGTACTGGCATAACTGGTCAACAAAAGACTTTATTAGTTGAATTAGATTTGCTAGAGTGTGCAGTGGCACAGATAAATCATTGACAGGCAGCAGAAAACATGAAAGAAGACCAATCTATTCTAGATCAACAAGTGGATATCACTGTTGTTAGGCCTAAATGTATTGGTCTCATTGACACATCAGGCATCCCTTGTGTATACATTTGAAAAACATTGCTCTGCAACTTTCCCCTTCTCGTTTTAATTGTATACATctgacaaataaaacatttactaatGTAGCTTTTCACATCATGCGAAAAAGTCTACTTTTGGAACCGGTTTGCTCGCTGAAGCTAATAGGCCCTGTCTATAGCCTTCGACCAATGACATTCGACTGCAACACAGGGTTAGCACGGTAGGCTAACTAGCCAAATCGTTTGCTGACACGGAGTTAAGACAAGTAGCTAGCGAAATACTAAGAATCTAGCCAGCTGTGTTCTTGATACTTACTAAAAACTCACAACAAAGCTCTGGTAGCAGCTATGTTAGCAAATAGCTAAGCTAACTAGCCATACCCACAACAACATTATCAAGCCAGCTAGCGTAGCTATATAGCTACTGGTAGTTTTCTAGCTGCATAAGAAGTAGTATCAAACACCACTTGGTTACAATGTCGATGATTATGCCTCTGTCAATCCTAATGGCAGGTAAGAAATGTTGGTGAATATCTAGGTAGCTACGTTATGTTATTCTGTCCTTTCGCATACACTTCAAGTTGTCGCATAACGTAAACCTAGCAATGGACCGAAGCTGTTTATGTTTGACTCGGCAATAATGGTGTATTTTAATCGATTGCATAGTTAGAAAGACAGCCATATTATCCTAATATTTGTTGCAATTTTCAAATATATCAACAACATGTCATAAAATGTAAAATTAGTTAGAAGGACAACATAAAGCGTCAAAATAAACACCACTTGCCTGTCGTAACAGCGATTCTCCACCAGTCGTCCTTTGATCTGCGGAACTTCCTTCCGGTGTCGCATAGCTCAGATTTTCATAATAAAAGTACTGTAGTTACTTTGACCATAAAGGTAAGGTTCTTAGACTTTATTCAATGTTTAATGTTTACAGAGTTCCATCCTCTGGTACATAATTATGTATCCGTATAAAACAAGTAAAATGTAGCATTTGATTCCAATGTTAAATTGTCTCACATAAGCCTACAAGTTCATTCGAACCCCAGGTGGCGCTGTATGGACGGTTATGAATGGAGATCTATGGCCAGCTTGCATAGCGATGGTGCAGACAGGTGTGTGGCTTGGAGCTGGCCAGGGGATTTTCCACCTGTGATGTAACTATCTGGTTGTGACCCCGGACAGGCATtgatgtaaaacacacacacacacacacacacacacacacacacacacacacacacacatacaaaccatCAATATGCATGTAGATTACTGAAAGTCACTCATAAGACATGTCTCATTTAAGTTCCAAGTCTCAATTCTGTCGCTTCATTAACTTGCATCAACACAGACTGAGTGTATCAAGAGAAAGACCAATCTCAGTTGCATAGTTGGGAGTCTGTGTGTAGCCTAGCCGAGGTCACTGGAGACCCAACTTAATGGAGATGGGCGGCCACCCAGCCCCAACCACACACAGCTCACATCACAATCTCACAAAGGTTCCCCTCATGCCAACTGAGAAGTTATTATCACTGGAACACTTTTTCACCTCTACGTCTCTGAAAGTCTTCAAATACATTTGAATGAAATTCCACTGAGAGGAGAGTTTTGGAGCTGGAGATGTAATACCGGCCCCATTGTCTTACTGTGCGTGGCTCAGCTCACACTACTATGCTGCATGTGCACGTTGGTCAAACAAGCAAGGGGTGTTCTACAGTTTAGAGAAACACTACGAAGTAAGACAAGTGTTGTTTTCTGCAGCTCAGTTGGTATGGCTCTTGCAATGGCaagatagtgggtttgattcccaggaccacccatacgtaaacAAATGTATGCAGGCATAACTGtaaattgctttggataaaagctaaatgctaaatggtatatattattattatattagaaCATCTGTACAAGTCAAAACAACTCCAATTGATATAATCTTTCATTCCTTATGATCTAAACATGCATAATCACACTTCACAACAGAAGATTGGACAGATTTTTGCATGGGATCTTTCTAGAAGGTGCTATGAAGCCCCCGATAGGCTAGATTACAGTGATGCACATCAATCATTACACACACATGGATTAATAAGTTAGGTGACAGATTCACAAACCACAATCACACCCAGAAAAGGGCATCACAACAAACTAGGGCAGTTGAAAAAATATAGATTTGAAATGTGATCCTGCTGGTTTCTATTCTGTCCTGTTTGTCATGAATACTAAGGGGTTGGTTGGTTCTAAAATACCCTCTCATGAGACTGGGCCTTGGTTTAGCATCACAGCCCAAAGATAGGAGCACAGGAAATAAACACCCATGTGAGTTTACTGTCTGAGGAGGAACTAAAGTATATTAGACCAGGCTGAGACCCAACCTTATACTGAACCTATCTGACAATATGTTAGACCAGGCTGAGACCCAACCTTATACTGAACCTACCTGACAATATGTTAGACCATAGATTGGCACTGCAGGTTGGGGTATGGTTGTTCTAGTTGGCTTGTGAATGGATGGGTTTAGCCAGCTGATGTGTGGGTATTGCTGTTGATCAAGTAGGTGTAGTTTTGTATTGGAGGCAAGGGGGCTGCTGTGATTAATCTAACCCTGGGCTGAACGTAAAACCTCTCCATAGTTGAGGTGCCAGGCATACTTTCCCCTGAGTCCACCTCTGGACCACTAACCCCACAGCAATACAATAACCGCCTGAACTCTAGGATgacagagtgagaaggagagagagagagagagagagaggggtggggagagagggatgacagagagatggggagaaagagaggtgtggggagagagaaaggggtagagagatgggggtattagagagagagatgagagagcggggggggggggagggaggagagagagatgagacagagagttgctttggcaatgttaacacatgtttcccatgccaataaagccccttgaattgaattgaattgagagagagatgagatagagagagaacatcCAAGAGATCATCTGACATACAGTATGCCTGAGTTTACTGTAATACATGGAGAAAAGTACACAGCTATCTGGCTCATGTTTCCGTCTCATGTTGTGT
The Oncorhynchus mykiss isolate Arlee chromosome 31, USDA_OmykA_1.1, whole genome shotgun sequence genome window above contains:
- the LOC110504613 gene encoding E3 ubiquitin-protein transferase RMND5B; translation: MEQCACVERELEKVLHRFVMYGHQSEERLDELLRSVCELRGQLVTFGVRDADLTVLSQTMAQCCKNIKETVQLLASRHKDIHGSVSKVGKAIDRNFDAEVSAVVAETVWDSPERQKYLSETIVEHLYRQGMLSVAEDLCQESGVVIDMSMKQPFLELNRILEALRMQDLRPALEWAVTNRQRLLDLNSTLEFKLHRLYFISLLNGGITNQLEALQYARHFQPFASQHQRDIQILMGSLVYLRHGIENSPYRSLLETNQWAEICNSFTRDACALLGLSVESPLSVSFASGCMALPVLMNIKQVIEQRQCSGVWTHKDELPIEIDLGKKCWYHSVFACPILRQQTSESNPPMKLICGHVISRDALNKLTNAGKLKCPYCPMEQNPSDAKQIFF